The Watersipora subatra chromosome 1, tzWatSuba1.1, whole genome shotgun sequence genome has a window encoding:
- the LOC137406751 gene encoding mitochondrial fission process protein 1-like isoform X2 has product MDPAEGDKETPAGDIFRDYPVRYLGYANEVGEAFRSFVHVNVVRASYVVASCYVMADAAHKGQVANKKGHQLQRRYVLQGVVDTLIWQGLASVVIPGFTINRICWLSNKLLRARLPLTTSKSLSTMLGLAAIPLIISPIDKGVDSLMENTFRSWFKHVEALDEKEIVHHNRKD; this is encoded by the exons ATGGATCCGGCAGAAGGGGATAAGGAAACACCGGCAGGCGACATTTTCAGGGATTATCCTGTCCGCTATTTAG GCTACGCCAATGAAGTCGGGGAGGCCTTCAGATCATTCGTACACGTAAATGTGGTGAGAGCTTCCTATGTTGTGGCGAGCTGCTATGTCATGGCAGATGCCGCTCATAAAGGTCAGGTTGCTAATAAAAAG GGTCATCAGCTACAAAGACGTTACGTTTTACAAGGAGTCGTCGATACATTAATTTGGCAGGGACTGGCCTCGGTTGTCATACCAG GTTTCACTATAAACAGGATCTGTTGGCTGAGTAACAAGCTGTTGCGTGCGCGGTTGCCCTTGACAACTAGCAAGAGTCTGTCCACAATGCTTGGTCTAGCTGCTATACCTCTCATCATCAGCCCCATAGACAAGGGAGTCGACTCTCTCATGGAAAATACATTTAGAAGCTGGTTTAAACATGTTGAAGCATTGGATGAGAAAGAGATTGTCCACCACAATCGAAAagattaa
- the LOC137406742 gene encoding nuclear protein MDM1-like, protein MPVRFKGDSEYHDHYKWLDSPKSATFSPTRQQSAPVAGLSSPNVSLNQGFMDEPAILRKKKPIPLVTTSTTKMFDEDIIVPDDYMLLGSQEKFTPNVPYKDYLTKNRARVLGTTYVPAKPIDFEELQPTPKKAPAKISFDTGAPKRKDEAVQVTGTAKPVNLSKTRVIAKEPASPVSSNGTASDRGHEKLTKASKTFAVREPKGLSVSPTEVVKHSSVPTQPSGQSVEPNQPKLPVEKPRRLQQQDKNIDSSYAMKYRAGVSPKRDNPKRKSEYEYKFNWKKPVDSTPLLAAEQVVHNRNSQIGPYKVSPPKHSEYRKEFKEWKYMPVAEDDSGVLQKRRLLQASKLRRTRSANDLTPDRRPPAGSPSRTHHDNARLTQSLNPQKPFFPHRRTVSWTTEYKSNFQPFTRYSYDQGAWQGAAPPHIKQQMLLEPDSKQTSGNWRAEVLELREKAEEYRKRSNGTHFSRAHVAQLLSENSKLWDAVSVSSELSALDLEQSPTSEGKKRKKDDKKRQRTQSAQASLKSLKQVNESVQTGEYKGPRRRLAMSSDGGRSTSPSDSARSICSASDPTISSITSFSNKPSKVPLTKAAEPGVGSGSDQGSKISSASTENGRVQTPELASYSVSNRHHLDITTPNRHGMILSSPPHSRQTGHIKSTPPVVKRGNTKVLQVEIPRNKCASKHQQISPTYGKPTPDTHCLLNEDVKEPVDMILETRYVQSPQANNRGNAYRPPIRTDDPWKYHRERQRETDECSEASQLSDSVMSVISATSSLASEVLERAAQRQQFWQKAKA, encoded by the exons ATGCCTGTGAGGTTTAAA GGAGACTCAGAATATCATGATCATTACAAATGGCTGGACTCACCTAAAAGTGCCACATTTTCTCCTACACGACAACAATCTGCTCCAGTCGCAGGACTGAGCTCTCCTAACGTTAGCCTCAATCAAG GTTTCATGGATGAGCCAGCAATTTTGCGAAAGAAGAAACCAATACCTTTGGTCACTACTAGCACGACTAAGATGTTTGATGAAGATATCATAGTTCCTGATGACTACATGCTACTAGGCAGCCAAGAAAAGTTTACACCTAATGTTCCCTACAAGGATTACCTTACTAAAAATAGAGCTAGAGTACTTGGTACTACATAT GTGCCAGCAAAGCCTATTGATTTTGAAGAACTTCAGCCTACTCCTAAGAAGGCACCAGCAAAGATTTCATTTGATACAGGCGCTCCAAAAAGAAAAG ACGAAGCAGTACAGGTGACAGGCACTGCCAAACCCGTGAATCTTTCAAAAACCAGGGTTATTGCAAAGGAACCTGCCTCACCTGTG TCATCCAATGGCACTGCATCTGATCGTGGCCATGAGAAGCTCACAAAGGCTAGTAAGACTTTTGCGGTCAGAGAGCCTAAGGGTCTTTCTGTTTCACCCACAGAGGTTGTTAAACATTCCTCTGTTCCCACTCAGCCAAGTGGACAATCAGTAGAGCCGAATCAGCCAAAACTTCCAGTAGAAAAACCGAGAAGACTTCAACAACAAGATAAAAACATTGAT AGTTCATACGCAATGAAGTATCGAGCTGGAGTTTCTCCAAAGAGGGACAATCCTAAGAGAAAGTCCGAGTATGAGTACAAATTCAATTGGAAGAAGCCCGTCGACTCGACTCCACTACTGGCTGCTGAGCAG GTGGTTCACAACAGGAATTCACAGATAGGTCCTTACAAAGTTTCTCCCCCAAAGCATAGCGAGTATCGAAAAGAATTTAAAGAGTGGAAGTACATGCCAGTGGCTGAAGATGACTCTGGAGTTCTGCAAAAAAGGAGGTTACTCCAAGCCTCCAAG TTGAGGCGAACACGAAGCGCAAATGATCTCACGCCCGACAGACGGCCGCCTGCCGGCTCTCCGTCACGCACCCATCACGATAACGCAAGATTGACTCAGTCTCTCAATCCTCAGAAACCATTCTTTCCACACAGGCGTACAGT CAGCTGGACTACAGAATATAAGTCCAACTTTCAACCATTTACTAGATATAGCTATGATCAAGGAGCTTGGCAGGGTGCCGCACCCCCTCACATCAAACAACAAATG ctACTCGAACCTGACAGCAAACAAACTTCAGGCAACTGGAGAGCTGAGGTTTTAGAACTAAGAGAAAAGGCTGAGGAATACCG AAAACGATCTAATGGCACCCACTTCAGCAGAGCACATGTTGCACAGCTGCTCTCAGAAAACAGCAAGCTTTGGGATGCTGTAAGCGTGAGCAGTGAGTTATCTGCTCTTGATTTAGAACAATCACCAACTTCTGAAGG AAAGAAGCGGAAGAAAGATGATAAGAAAAGGCAGAGAACTCAGAGTGCTCAGGCAAGCCTCAAGTCATTAAAACAGGTGAATGAGAGCGTGCAGACTGGGGAATACAAAGGGCCTCGTAGAAGGTTGGCTATGTCATCTGATGGTGGGCGGTCTACTAGCCCTTCTGACAG TGCCCGGAGTATTTGCTCTGCCAGTGACCCTACTATCAGCTCTATAACAAGCTTTTCAAACAAGCCGTCAAAAGTTCCACTTACTAAGGCAGCAGAACCAGGTGTAGGTAGCGGGTCAGACCAAGGATCTAAGATTTCATCAGCTTCAACTGAAAATGGACGCGTCCAAACTCCGGAACTGGCATCTTATTCGGTCTCTAACCGCCACCATTTGGATATCACCACACCTAATCGTCACGGCATGATCCTGTCCAGTCCACCTCATAGTAGACAAACGGGACACA TTAAATCTACACCGCCAGTTGTGAAAAGAGGTAACACCAAAGTTCTTCAGGTTGAAATTCCTAGGAATAAATGTGCGTCTAAGCATCAGCAGATATCACCCACTTATGGGAAGCCGACTCCAGACACTCACTGCCTTCTGAACGAAGATGTGAAAGAGCCTGTTGACATGATACTGGAAACAAGATATGTACAGAGTCCGCAGGCAAATA ATCGTGGAAATGCTTACAGACCTCCAATTAGAACTGATGATCCATGGAAATATCACA GAGAGCGGCAGCGAGAAACTGATGAATGTAGTGAGGCTAGTCAGTTGTCAGATTCGGTAATGTCTGTCATCAGTGCCACATCATCACTCGCCAGTGAGGTGCTTGAGCGGGCTGCTCAAAGGCAGCAGTTTTGGCAGAAGGCCAAAGCTTAA
- the LOC137399333 gene encoding uncharacterized protein: MAEMGIKAPTLLCVMGKPPTLENWRTFKQQLKLYLIASGIPDDAEARKQANLLTLGGPELLRIYNTFDLAEDHGETLNQILVRFDNHFQPRANVLIERFKFRSAKQEMEESVDAYLVRITGLIQDCGFADNTRNEHLRDQLVYGCYDERLREKLFRNAALTFDQAKADARAHEAAREQMMIFNQASQTRSNEKHRELDANKEVVAQVVQRNFSPQGNKSCYRCGRRTHLANNCPFKDAECHQCHKKGHIKPVCRQNDQKKKPNQENGSSVKTVDSTGPSNHRSGESGDDEDGENPVYLTSEVNR, from the exons ATGGCAGAGATGGGAATTAAAGCTCCTACACTACTGTGTGTAATGGGAAAACCTCCCACTCTGGAAAACTGGAGAACTTTTAAACAGCAACTGAAGCTGTACCTCATTGCATCAGGTATTCCTGATGATGCTGAAGCTAGAAAGCAAGCAAACCTTCTGACACTGGGAGGTCCTGAATTGCTTcgcatatataatacatttgatTTGGCGGAGGACCACGGAGAAACACTTAATCAAATCTTAGTGAGATTTGATAATCACTTTCAACCACGAGCAAATGTGCTTATAGAACGTTTCAAATTTCGATCAGCCAAACAGGAAATGGAAGAGTCGGTTGATGCATATCTAGTACGAATCACTGGACTAATTCAAGATTGCGGTTTTGCTGACAATACACGCAATGAACATCTTAGAGATCAGCTGGTCTATGGATGTTATGATGAACGGTTGCGAGAGAAATTGTTTCGAAATGCAGCGCTGACATTTGATCAAGCCAAAGCTGATGCTAGAGCTCACGAAGCGGCACGTGAACAAATGATGATATTCAATCAGGCCAGCCAAACTCGGTCTAATGAAAAGCATCGCGAACTGGATGCCAATAAAGAGGTCGTTGCGCAGGTAGTCCAACGAAACTTTTCACCACAAGGTAACAAGTCCTGCTACCGATGTGGCCGAAGGACCCATCTGGCCAATAACTGCCCTTTTAAGGACGCGGAATGTCATCAATGCCATAAGAAAGGTCATATAAAACCCGTGTGCCGCCAGAATGACCAGAAGAAGAAACCTAACCAGGAGAACGGCAGCAGTGTAAAAACCGTAGACAGTACTGGCCCGTCCAACCATCGAAGCGGAGAATCCGGAGATGATGAAGATGGAGAGAATCCTGTATATCTTACTTCGGAG GTGAATCGGTAG
- the LOC137406751 gene encoding mitochondrial fission process protein 1-like isoform X1 yields the protein MDPAEGDKETPAGDIFRDYPVRYLGYANEVGEAFRSFVHVNVVRASYVVASCYVMADAAHKGQVANKKFQGHQLQRRYVLQGVVDTLIWQGLASVVIPGFTINRICWLSNKLLRARLPLTTSKSLSTMLGLAAIPLIISPIDKGVDSLMENTFRSWFKHVEALDEKEIVHHNRKD from the exons ATGGATCCGGCAGAAGGGGATAAGGAAACACCGGCAGGCGACATTTTCAGGGATTATCCTGTCCGCTATTTAG GCTACGCCAATGAAGTCGGGGAGGCCTTCAGATCATTCGTACACGTAAATGTGGTGAGAGCTTCCTATGTTGTGGCGAGCTGCTATGTCATGGCAGATGCCGCTCATAAAGGTCAGGTTGCTAATAAAAAG TTTCAGGGTCATCAGCTACAAAGACGTTACGTTTTACAAGGAGTCGTCGATACATTAATTTGGCAGGGACTGGCCTCGGTTGTCATACCAG GTTTCACTATAAACAGGATCTGTTGGCTGAGTAACAAGCTGTTGCGTGCGCGGTTGCCCTTGACAACTAGCAAGAGTCTGTCCACAATGCTTGGTCTAGCTGCTATACCTCTCATCATCAGCCCCATAGACAAGGGAGTCGACTCTCTCATGGAAAATACATTTAGAAGCTGGTTTAAACATGTTGAAGCATTGGATGAGAAAGAGATTGTCCACCACAATCGAAAagattaa